A genomic segment from Leptolyngbya boryana PCC 6306 encodes:
- a CDS encoding cyanoexosortase A system-associated protein: protein MIFSLVPFRLTLFSIVLVAGRIVIDPNLGQDSVFEFPNQVQLDQAQFVAGQAIETKSLLRDWGDIKGYEYTYQQDNQAFKVKIHYLPESDGDMASYRSAYGIDSQKAVVKSQQQQGQTGFYDRFEHEQTAYLSSCINPRGSSTVTHAQFFANRNTYDLKLDRAIPVILGTEDLRDSRCLWVTISAPIANQSVDAVHQQLVAVWQEIYAWWSPRFPKR, encoded by the coding sequence ATGATTTTCTCTCTTGTGCCATTCAGGCTAACTCTCTTCAGCATTGTTCTAGTTGCTGGCAGAATTGTGATTGATCCGAATCTTGGTCAAGATTCAGTGTTTGAGTTTCCCAATCAAGTACAACTCGATCAAGCTCAATTTGTTGCAGGACAGGCGATTGAAACGAAAAGCTTGCTTAGAGATTGGGGAGACATCAAAGGCTATGAATATACTTATCAACAAGACAATCAGGCATTCAAAGTAAAAATTCACTACCTGCCAGAATCAGATGGAGATATGGCGAGCTATCGATCTGCCTATGGGATTGATTCTCAAAAAGCTGTCGTGAAATCTCAGCAGCAGCAAGGACAGACTGGTTTTTACGATCGATTTGAGCATGAACAGACTGCTTATCTCAGTTCTTGTATCAATCCTCGCGGTTCGAGTACCGTGACGCACGCGCAATTTTTCGCGAATCGCAACACTTACGATCTGAAGCTCGATCGAGCTATCCCGGTAATTTTAGGCACAGAAGATTTGCGTGATTCCCGATGTTTGTGGGTTACAATTTCAGCACCCATTGCGAATCAGTCGGTGGATGCCGTTCATCAGCAATTAGTCGCAGTTTGGCAAGAGATTTATGCTTGGTGGTCGCCAAGATTTCCAAAACGTTAG
- a CDS encoding glycosyltransferase, producing the protein MSYIQISNHIEAPSVSRSVRNPHTPLRICHLSKYYPPQPGGIETHVRAIATSQAALGAKVDVLCVNTCDREGREAQQTYTIEELDGNVRVIRLGRLLNVARVDVFTTFSQYFDRRRAAYDIAHLHTPNPAMGMHWALANSTIPLVVTHHSDIVKQRVLKHVVNPMLKHIYHRAARVLIGSPNYLAGSDFLRPYRDRVEVLPFGIDLSIYRQPTPAAIAYERRLRAMHSGPIWLCVGRLVYYKALHVAIAALRDVPGTLMIVGKGELADALQRQAMDIGVGDRVVFKQQLTQDELVGAYRASTALWFPSNARSEAFGLVQVEAMASGCPVINTAIPKSGVTWVSRGGIEGLTVPMNDAEALAEAANRLLREPQLRGKLSIASRTRSLQFDQDLMAQESLRIYERAINRKETAFV; encoded by the coding sequence ATGTCGTACATTCAAATCTCAAATCACATTGAAGCCCCCAGTGTTAGTAGATCTGTACGGAATCCGCATACCCCGCTGCGAATTTGTCATCTATCAAAGTACTATCCACCTCAACCCGGTGGGATTGAAACGCATGTGCGTGCTATCGCCACTTCGCAAGCTGCACTAGGAGCGAAGGTTGATGTTTTGTGCGTGAACACTTGCGATCGCGAAGGTCGAGAAGCTCAGCAAACTTACACGATTGAAGAACTCGACGGTAATGTACGCGTGATTCGACTAGGACGACTGTTGAATGTTGCACGCGTTGATGTTTTTACAACCTTCTCTCAATATTTTGATAGACGCAGGGCTGCCTATGATATTGCTCATCTACATACGCCGAATCCCGCAATGGGAATGCATTGGGCATTAGCAAATTCAACGATTCCGCTGGTTGTGACGCACCATAGCGATATTGTGAAACAGCGCGTACTCAAGCATGTTGTCAATCCGATGCTCAAGCATATTTACCATCGGGCGGCGCGAGTTTTGATTGGTAGCCCAAATTATCTAGCAGGATCAGATTTTCTACGTCCCTATCGCGATCGCGTTGAAGTTCTTCCCTTTGGGATTGATTTATCCATTTATCGCCAGCCGACTCCAGCCGCGATCGCTTACGAGAGACGATTAAGGGCAATGCATTCAGGTCCAATTTGGCTGTGTGTGGGGCGCTTAGTTTATTACAAAGCCTTGCATGTCGCAATTGCCGCTTTACGCGACGTTCCTGGCACCTTAATGATTGTTGGAAAAGGCGAGTTAGCAGACGCCTTGCAGCGTCAGGCAATGGACATTGGTGTGGGCGATCGCGTGGTATTTAAGCAGCAGCTTACTCAAGATGAACTGGTTGGAGCGTATCGGGCATCGACTGCTTTATGGTTTCCGTCGAATGCGCGTAGTGAGGCATTTGGGTTAGTGCAAGTAGAAGCAATGGCAAGTGGGTGTCCGGTGATTAATACTGCAATTCCAAAGAGTGGAGTCACTTGGGTGAGCCGAGGTGGAATTGAAGGATTAACGGTTCCGATGAATGATGCAGAGGCATTAGCAGAAGCTGCTAATCGGTTGTTAAGAGAGCCTCAGTTACGGGGAAAATTGTCGATCGCAAGTCGCACGCGATCGCTGCAATTTGATCAAGATCTGATGGCACAAGAGAGCTTGAGAATTTATGAGCGAGCGATCAATCGCAAGGAAACAGCATTCGTATAA
- the hpsJ-A gene encoding HpsJ-like protein, cyanoexosortase A-associated has protein sequence MQFESSSAGKAIAGLRIVGYGILVLCVFDLVDLLYPFQVFNSDWEFNTVGNLVERVGFPLIGFGLIFLGEETSRHKVERFALKPLSWALLIYAIAYLLLVPLTVSSGWRIYNQNNAKLVNQLAQQRDRTKAAQEQLGKLSDEQVKALVQRSAIGSVENFNVPQFRKQQLEGVEAQAQQVEAQLKATVAQQTQNLVKKGTKWALGAAVAGVAFLYLWSLSSWAREKKIKARPLAMSR, from the coding sequence ATGCAGTTTGAGTCGTCTTCTGCCGGAAAGGCGATCGCAGGTTTGCGAATCGTAGGCTATGGAATTTTAGTCTTATGTGTGTTCGATCTCGTCGATTTGTTATATCCGTTTCAAGTGTTTAACTCGGATTGGGAGTTCAATACGGTTGGAAATTTGGTCGAGCGAGTTGGCTTTCCGCTAATTGGGTTCGGATTGATCTTTTTGGGTGAGGAAACGAGTCGCCACAAGGTCGAGCGGTTTGCGCTGAAGCCCTTGTCGTGGGCGCTTTTAATTTATGCGATCGCTTACTTGCTTCTAGTTCCGCTCACAGTTAGCTCAGGCTGGCGAATTTACAATCAAAACAACGCCAAGCTGGTGAATCAACTCGCACAACAGCGCGATCGAACTAAAGCGGCTCAAGAACAATTAGGCAAGTTGTCAGATGAACAAGTCAAAGCGTTAGTTCAGCGATCGGCGATTGGCTCCGTAGAGAACTTTAATGTTCCTCAGTTTCGCAAGCAGCAGCTAGAAGGCGTGGAAGCGCAAGCTCAGCAGGTAGAAGCTCAACTCAAAGCAACCGTCGCCCAACAGACGCAGAATCTGGTCAAGAAGGGCACGAAATGGGCATTGGGTGCTGCTGTTGCGGGGGTTGCGTTTTTGTATCTCTGGTCTTTATCGAGTTGGGCGCGTGAGAAGAAAATCAAAGCTCGACCGCTGGCAATGTCGCGGTAG
- a CDS encoding thioesterase domain-containing protein, producing MSSLAEQLLSQQPNWDQNQDFLYQIDADRAGHSSIDQIEQDIAQIWKQALSVEQIQIHDNFFDLGGTSMLAIDVLEELEELFDRDLSLASIFEAPTIQQLAQKIKACSPSAWYSLAPLQTKGSKPILFGIHVLEYRSLCQHLGSDQPVYGLRYGIAQESIEHVPDLPRQIEALAGHYIQEMRSLQPQGPYFLMGFSLGGRIALEMAQQLIASGQSVGSLIVFDTFLSKRLRWNSFKQTITRLSELELSEIIRRTRAALFPRVQPSPEGAYKAYQAYPLGESHFFEPYLPKPYPGKVLLFQAQERESGVLQSREAPEILWKSIALGGLEVHEMPGDHGAMLAEPYVQHLAQILKQSLSHPVHTKV from the coding sequence ATGTCTAGTCTTGCTGAACAGTTACTTTCTCAACAGCCAAATTGGGATCAAAATCAGGACTTTCTGTATCAGATTGATGCAGATCGAGCAGGTCACTCTTCGATTGATCAGATCGAACAGGACATTGCCCAAATTTGGAAACAGGCACTATCAGTCGAGCAGATTCAGATTCACGACAATTTCTTCGACTTGGGTGGAACCTCAATGCTGGCAATCGATGTACTCGAAGAACTCGAAGAACTGTTTGACCGAGACTTGAGCCTTGCCAGTATTTTTGAAGCCCCCACAATTCAGCAACTTGCACAGAAGATCAAAGCATGTAGCCCTTCTGCGTGGTATTCCCTTGCTCCGCTGCAAACCAAGGGTTCTAAGCCCATTTTGTTTGGTATCCATGTGCTGGAATATCGCAGTCTGTGTCAGCATTTAGGATCTGATCAGCCTGTCTACGGACTGCGCTACGGGATTGCTCAAGAGTCGATCGAGCATGTTCCAGATTTACCCCGTCAGATCGAAGCCTTAGCAGGTCATTACATCCAAGAAATGCGATCGCTACAGCCTCAAGGACCTTACTTTTTGATGGGCTTTTCTTTGGGCGGGAGAATTGCGCTGGAGATGGCGCAACAGCTAATCGCGTCTGGGCAGTCAGTCGGTTCGCTGATTGTTTTTGACACTTTTCTCAGCAAGCGCTTGAGATGGAATTCGTTCAAGCAGACGATCACTAGGCTTTCGGAGCTTGAACTGAGTGAAATCATCCGCAGAACTCGCGCAGCATTGTTTCCTCGTGTCCAGCCTTCTCCTGAAGGAGCTTATAAAGCGTATCAAGCATATCCACTTGGAGAATCTCATTTTTTCGAGCCGTATTTGCCAAAACCTTATCCGGGTAAAGTCTTACTCTTCCAGGCTCAAGAGCGCGAAAGTGGAGTTTTGCAATCTCGAGAAGCACCGGAAATACTTTGGAAAAGTATTGCTTTAGGAGGGTTAGAAGTTCATGAAATGCCTGGGGATCATGGGGCAATGCTGGCGGAGCCATATGTGCAACACTTGGCTCAGATTCTGAAGCAGAGCTTAAGTCATCCTGTTCACACTAAAGTTTAG